The following proteins are encoded in a genomic region of Cyanobacterium sp. T60_A2020_053:
- a CDS encoding Ycf66 family protein, whose translation MVNFGFNSASILGIFLAVAGGGLYLLRSLRPEVSRDHDIFFAAVGLLCGGILLWHGWRLDPILQFCQLLLAGSAVFFAGETVRLRGATGQQARRGNSYVEDERPSPSRVYRAELDRIDGYEDEYEEEIPDRRRLQGSPSRNNTRRSASVEEGRAPRRRPPSRGGYDQAPSRNAPARGGYDDAWDDNPDAWDDTPPRRTPQRPPSRPTRDDYTQRPPSRPSRGDYTQRSSSRPPRRPKSPEDIVSSVGTEYVDYQPLDSSDEQS comes from the coding sequence ATGGTTAATTTTGGTTTTAACAGTGCAAGTATTTTAGGTATTTTCCTTGCGGTAGCCGGTGGTGGTTTATACCTTTTACGTTCTTTACGTCCCGAAGTATCAAGGGATCATGATATTTTCTTTGCCGCCGTGGGCTTGTTATGCGGAGGTATTTTATTGTGGCATGGTTGGCGTTTAGACCCGATTTTACAGTTTTGCCAACTGCTCCTAGCCGGTTCTGCGGTATTTTTTGCTGGTGAAACCGTACGTTTGAGGGGCGCTACTGGACAACAGGCGAGGCGAGGTAATTCTTATGTGGAAGACGAGCGCCCTTCACCGAGTCGAGTTTATCGGGCTGAGTTAGATCGCATTGATGGTTATGAGGATGAGTATGAAGAAGAAATCCCCGACCGTCGCCGTTTACAAGGTAGCCCTAGCCGTAATAATACTCGTCGTAGTGCTTCTGTGGAAGAGGGGAGGGCGCCTCGTCGTCGCCCCCCTTCCCGTGGCGGTTATGACCAAGCGCCCTCCAGAAATGCCCCCGCTCGTGGTGGTTATGATGATGCTTGGGATGACAACCCAGATGCTTGGGACGATACTCCCCCTAGAAGAACCCCCCAGCGCCCTCCCTCTCGTCCAACTCGTGATGATTATACCCAGCGCCCTCCTTCTCGTCCTAGTCGTGGTGACTACACCCAGCGCTCTTCTTCTCGCCCCCCCCGTCGTCCTAAATCACCAGAAGATATTGTCTCCTCTGTGGGAACGGAATATGTTGACTATCAACCCCTTGATTCCTCCGATGAGCAATCATAG
- a CDS encoding helix-turn-helix domain-containing protein has translation MSPKKLSEDDRQEILNLYRDTDETSSTLAERFGVTNSTISRIIKLSLSPSEYDDLVQQKRLGRANSRKKAHKKQSKQSSDTIVDEILLFPAPVTPEISSQQLEISPLETPVLENNSLDDITEDTQLTDSNNDIVEEAIEDEIIENQAVEEVIRDQTPENDIVEETTEGEDIEDLVIENQETITPDTMEESPQRIIQKPILKVKNVVNNPLEITENEIEEEENNYYNDSNNLMKDDEEDFEEEQNLESVNTLKAMFGEDVDEDDEEEDFDDDDFGEEEEIKSTINIKEVEVLPLSEAKFARNCYLAIDRTAELMTRPLKEFAELGKIPLGENNQKTLPIFDNHRVAKRFCDRKGKVIKLPDTKILQKTTSCLQSKGITRILMNGKVYECV, from the coding sequence ATGAGTCCCAAAAAACTTTCTGAGGATGATCGTCAAGAGATATTGAATCTATACCGTGACACCGATGAAACATCATCTACTCTGGCGGAGCGCTTTGGGGTGACTAATTCTACCATTAGTCGTATTATCAAACTTAGTTTGTCCCCCTCTGAATATGATGACCTAGTACAACAAAAACGGTTGGGGCGCGCTAATTCTCGCAAAAAAGCCCACAAAAAACAATCTAAACAATCATCCGATACCATTGTTGATGAAATTTTGTTGTTTCCAGCGCCCGTCACCCCAGAAATATCATCTCAACAGTTAGAAATTTCTCCTTTAGAAACCCCTGTTTTAGAGAATAATTCTTTAGATGACATTACCGAAGATACTCAGCTAACAGATAGCAATAATGACATCGTTGAAGAAGCCATAGAAGATGAAATTATTGAAAATCAAGCTGTTGAGGAAGTTATAAGGGATCAAACTCCTGAAAATGATATAGTTGAAGAAACCACAGAAGGGGAAGATATTGAAGATTTGGTGATTGAAAATCAAGAAACTATCACCCCTGATACCATGGAGGAATCTCCCCAAAGAATCATTCAAAAACCCATCCTCAAAGTAAAAAATGTCGTTAATAATCCCCTAGAAATAACAGAAAATGAAATAGAAGAAGAAGAAAATAACTACTACAATGACTCAAATAACCTCATGAAAGATGATGAGGAAGATTTTGAAGAAGAGCAAAATTTAGAATCAGTTAACACCCTCAAAGCCATGTTTGGGGAAGATGTGGACGAAGATGACGAAGAGGAAGACTTTGATGATGATGATTTTGGTGAAGAAGAAGAAATAAAATCCACCATTAACATTAAGGAAGTGGAGGTTTTACCTCTATCGGAAGCAAAATTTGCTCGTAATTGCTATTTAGCCATTGATCGTACCGCAGAATTAATGACTAGACCTCTGAAAGAATTTGCTGAATTAGGTAAAATTCCTCTAGGAGAAAATAATCAAAAAACCTTACCAATTTTTGATAATCACCGAGTGGCAAAAAGATTCTGCGACCGTAAAGGTAAAGTAATTAAATTACCTGATACTAAAATTCTACAAAAAACTACCTCTTGCTTACAATCTAAAGGTATTACTCGTATTCTGATGAATGGCAAAGTATATGAGTGTGTTTAG
- a CDS encoding CPBP family intramembrane metalloprotease: MNDNQPNLESLSRTQILVLMGVTAIILLLITQVWQRWGNIALVPFHADGESLIKGVLLGALVIGLSTIVSKLWLGYRLSAKKYLNLIITPLAIPDLIWVGLLPGLSEELLFRGLMIPAFGYGWGAVILSSFLFGVLHWNDQANWHYVLWATIIGLMFGFSVYFTDNLCIPITAHIVTNLISSLLWKINPDYE; the protein is encoded by the coding sequence ATGAATGATAATCAACCTAATTTAGAATCTTTAAGCCGTACCCAAATTTTAGTTTTAATGGGGGTAACGGCAATAATTTTGTTACTGATTACTCAGGTATGGCAACGGTGGGGAAATATTGCCCTTGTGCCTTTCCACGCTGACGGGGAAAGCCTCATAAAAGGTGTATTGTTGGGGGCTCTGGTAATTGGTTTAAGCACCATAGTAAGTAAACTTTGGTTGGGTTATCGTCTCAGCGCGAAAAAATATCTCAATTTAATTATCACTCCTTTAGCTATTCCTGATTTAATCTGGGTGGGCTTATTACCCGGTTTGAGTGAAGAATTATTGTTTCGTGGGTTGATGATACCGGCTTTTGGTTACGGCTGGGGCGCTGTTATTCTCTCTAGTTTTTTATTTGGGGTTTTACACTGGAATGATCAAGCTAATTGGCATTATGTCTTGTGGGCAACCATTATTGGCTTGATGTTTGGTTTTAGTGTCTATTTTACTGATAACCTTTGTATTCCCATCACGGCGCACATCGTCACTAATTTAATTTCTAGTTTACTTTGGAAAATAAATCCTGATTATGAGTAG